One genomic window of Punica granatum isolate Tunisia-2019 chromosome 1, ASM765513v2, whole genome shotgun sequence includes the following:
- the LOC116195015 gene encoding DAZ-associated protein 1-like codes for MESEEAKIFVAGLPREVEEDALAQHFSKYGAVLRAFVIRDRITRNSRGHGFVWFSDPSSANKAIDDNEHTILGKTVIVKRPTPHVQVIVKRPTPRTDHTPIPQDPPVDQQVNGFGANGGDNGVDFRTRKIFVGGLPASLTRDEFKRFFERFGETTDVVIMQDNVTRKPRGFGFVTFESENSVKEVMQKNYYNLNGRYVEVKRAVPKKLNEYVNGSCYSNGHVGTGPESSQTPGSYFPYYPAYGPLPSYGVFSGYSKPGFVPYVMCNYWGPYSVIPRNPSYVPAPVYVNGFVGSSGVGNGFVGSSGVGIHNQNGSEMTGVHNQVDLVDRKGIEAQIREMKIEDSSPRIGDVKLDGDSSGWKGGKDGSSC; via the exons ATGGAATCCGAAGAGGCCAAGATCTTCGTGGCAGGCCTCCCCAGGGAGGTCGAGGAGGACGCGCTGGCGCAGCATTTCAGCAAATACGGTGCCGTTCTTCGCGCCTTCGTCATCAGGGACAGGATCACCAGGAACTCCCGGGGGCATGGATTTGTCTGGTTCTCTGACCCGTCTTCGGCTAACAAAGCCATAGACGATAACGAGCACACCATTCTGGGAAAGACG GTGATTGTCAAGAGGCCAACGCCGCATGTTCAGGTGATAGTCAAGAGGCCAACGCCGCGAACAGATCACACCCCAATTCCACAAGATCCACCAGTTGACCAACAAGTTAATGGGTTTGGAGCGAATGGTGGTGATAATGGCGTCGATTTCAGGACCAGAAAGATCTTTGTTGGGGGCTTACCAGCTAGTCTGACTCGGGACGAGTTCAAGAGATTCTTCGAGAGGTTCGGTGAAACTACTGATGTTGTGATTATGCAAGACAATGTGACCCGAAAGCCAAGGGGTTTTGGGTTTGTCACCTTTGAATCGGAGAATTCCGTCAAGGAAGTTATGCAGAAGAACTACTATAATCTCAATGGCAGGTATGTGGAGGTCAAGAGGGCGGTGCCAAAAAAACTGAATGAGTATGTAAACGGCAGTTGTTACTCCAATGGTCATGTGGGAACTGGACCTGAAAGCAGTCAAACTCCAGGCAGTTATTTCCCTTATTATCCTGCATACGGTCCCCTTCCAAGTTATGGCGTCTTCTCAGGATATAGCAAACCTGGTTTTGTTCCTTATGTGATGTGCAATTATTGGGGCCCATATTCGGTTATTCCGAGGAACCCCTCCTATGTCCCGGCACCTGTCTATGTGAATGGTTTTGTTGGGAGCTCAGGTGTGGGAAATGGTTTTGTTGGGAGCTCGGGTGTGGGAATTCACAATCAAAACGGGTCTGAGATGACGGGAGTTCATAACCAAGTGGACTTGGTTGACAGAAAAGGAATTGAGGCTCAGATCAGGGAGATGAAGATTGAAGACAGCTCGCCTCGAATAGGGGATGTGAAGCTTGATGGTGATTCATCAGGTTGGAAGGGTGGCAAAGATGGTTCTTCCTGTTGA
- the LOC116192656 gene encoding uncharacterized protein LOC116192656, translated as MSYAYEGSIIGVPFPWEDSPGIPKATPADDRTELIAKKGQHVAELPLPPCPSVRSRGLLIKLLQKDLMRQKTTCDPFFSALMKCTEEPSTDSHPEEEEHVKEERNGGDEESHPKSNVVNRLKNQTTLASNIIQSVKKCVLLCGDSSPAQNRDEDGDSVVLRSVSMEWDTAATSTNRCDIRSYTSNVYI; from the exons ATGAGCTACGCCTACGAGGGTTCAATTATAGGGGTGCCCTTCCCATGGGAGGACAGCCCTGGAATCCCGAAAGCAACCCCGGCTGATGATCGAACAGAGCTGATCGCTAAGAAAGGGCAGCACGTGGCTGAGTTGCCGCTTCCGCCTTGCCCTTCGGTAAGGTCCCGAGGGTTGCTGATTAAACTCCTTCAGAAGGATCTGATGAGGCAGAAGACAACATGcgacccttttttttctgctCTCATGAAATGCACCGAGGAACCGAGCACAGATAGTCACCCCGAGGAAGAAGAACATGTAAAAGAAGAACGAAATGGTGGAGATGAAGAATCGCATCCGAAGTCCAATGTCGTGAACCGGTTGAAAAACCAGACTACCTTGGCAA GTAATATCATCCAAAGCGTGAAGAAGTGTGTGCTGCTGTGTGGAGACTCTTCCCCTGCACAGAACCGAGATGAGGATGGGGACTCCGTAGTTCTTCGTAGTGTTTCAATGGAGTGGGATACCGCGGCTACTTCAACGAATAGATGCGATATAAGATCATACACATCAAATGTGTACATCTAA
- the LOC116193825 gene encoding growth-regulating factor 7-like, whose product MDLGAVGFGGWGVGSDPEAKHRLYGHGSLFKQGRAACDGPEDDLRSSKVAKAEDLLSAPKKAGRDSDGASLLSNGSSPVFFSAGNHHHHQQQQQQQQHMLCFSSSKSDAPSPHLSHSSSSLYGANVNGALFSRGPFTPSQYMELEHQALIYKYIVSNVPVPLNLLIPIKKAFDSAVLACHSSGLFRPNALGWGSFHLGFSRSTDPEPGRCRRTDGKKWRCSKEAVADQKYCEKHMNRGRHRSRKPVEGQTGHSVSGATTTAPSTNIPAASALVGPGSGVSNSMTLNRMLMNEGNVANRMKDPGDLYLLSPAVELKSKENSFLISSKQQFLEMESHHSVHQFMDDWPENHSADPAIAGAGLDLQSDGTQLSIAIPTMSSPENKKSSSFFQFGSLQEMDKVEMIDLGVGVGNKQASYWVPISRENSIGGPLGEALKSTNNSSMGCKTLWVSTSPSLQSSPTGVLQRTTFVSLSNSSAGSSPRADNSKNLEEA is encoded by the exons ATGGATCTCGGGGCGGTGGGCTTTGGTGGGTGGGGGGTGGGTTCAGATCCTGAGGCCAAACACAGACTGTACGGGCACGGGTCCCTCTTCAAGCAGGGCAGAGCAGCATGCGACGGCCCCGAGGACGATTTGAGGAGCTCCAAGGTCGCTAAAGCCGAGGACTTGCTGTCGGCCCCGAAGAAGGCCGGTAGGGACAGTGATGGAGCTTCCCTGCTATCTAATGGCTCCTCCCCTGTTTTCTTCTCCGCCGggaatcatcatcatcatcagcagcagcagcagcagcagcagcacatGCTCTGCTTCTCGTCTTCGAAATCTGACGCCCCGTCTCCCCATTTGAGCCACAGTTCTTCGTCCTTGTATG GTGCAAACGTCAATGGAGCTCTCTTCTCAAGAGGTCCATTCACTCCATCGCAGTATATGGAGCTAGAGCACCAAGCGCTGATCTACAAGTATATCGTGTCGAATGTGCCGGTTCCCTTGAACCTGCTCATACCTATCAAGAAAGCTTTTGACTCTGCCGTACTTGCTTGCCATTCCAGCGGACTTTTCAGGCCCAACGCAT TGGGATGGGGTTCTTTCCATCTGGGGTTTTCTAGAAGCACCGATCCCGAACCAGGAAGGTGCAGAAGGACTGATGGAAAGAAGTGGCGGTGCTCAAAAGAAGCAGTTGCTGACCAAAAGTACTGTGAGAAGCACATGAATAGAGGCCGCCACCGTTCAAGAAAGCCTGTGGAAGGCCAAACAGGCCATTCCGTCTCCGGAGCCACCACAACTGCCCCCTCAACTAACATTCCAGCTGCATCAGCATTAGTGGGGCCCGGGAGCGGTGTATCTAACAGCATGACCCTTAACAG GATGCTCATGAATGAGGGTAATGTTGCCAATAGAATGAAAGATCCGGGGGATCTTTACTTGTTATCTCCGGCTGTTGAGCTCAAATCTAAAGAAAACTCGTTCTTGATATCCTCAAAGCAGCAATTCCTAGAAATGGAATCACACCATTCTGTTCATCAGTTCATGGACGACTGGCCCGAAAACCATTCTGCTGATCCCGCCATAGCTGGGGCTGGACTCGACTTGCAGTCAGATGGGACCCAGTTATCAATAGCGATTCCCACAATGTCTTCCCCAGAGAACAAGAAATCCTCCTCATTTTTCCAATTCGGGTCACTACAGGAGATGGACAAAGTAGAGATGATCGATTTGGGAGTGGGAGTTGGCAATAAACAGGCCTCCTATTGGGTGCCCATTTCGAGGGAGAATTCGATTGGCGGCCCCCTCGGCGAGGCTCTCAAGAGTACTAACAATAGCTCAATGGGCTGCAAGACCTTGTGGGTCAGCACTAGTCCTTCGCTCCAGTCGTCCCCAACTGGCGTTTTACAGAGGACGACCTTTGTTTCACTTTCCAACAGCAGCGCTGGAAGTAGCCCCAGAGCAGATAACAGCAAGAACCTCGAAGAAGCTTAG
- the LOC116193149 gene encoding pre-mRNA-processing protein 40A isoform X1, translating to MANNSQPPGAQPLWPPPAGSQNFGTLQMQYRPMVPNQQGQSFISASSQQFRPVGPGMPSSHVGMPGAQDLPLHFPQSMQPFPPRSNQPGHAPPPMPYGHTNRPIPSSTPYPFAPSSFGQPQHHASVPSQIPPMPQMHAPIAGQLWGPGGGQGASPAMPQQAAQQPPAASPAAASVPTQQSSSDWQEHEAANGRRYYYNKKTKQSSWEKPLELMTPIERADASTVWKEFSTSDGRKYYYNKVTKQSVWSMPEEMKLAREQALKADGGVLEEAVSGSQGSAAGVAASVETPSAATSSSPSVPFSVAASSPIPVTPAVPVTNATTTAVSGPVGTPVATSSVLSNDVGGQDTVVPNQPIAASSQNVQDPEDGASIQLIEEAKRGMATAGKVNVTPLEEKTPDDEPVTYPSKQEAKNAFKALLESFNVQSDWTWEHAMREIINDKRYGALKTLGERKQAFNEYLGQRRKLEAEERRVRQKKAREEFTKMLEECKELTSSIKWSKAVSMFENDERFKAVEKNRDREDLFDSFMVDLERKEKEKAAEEHRHNITEYRKYLESCDFIKVNSQWRKIIDRLEDDERYLRLEKIDRLLIYQDYIRDMEKEEEEGKKIQKEQTRRAERKNRDEFRKLMEGHASAGILTAKTHWRDYCLKVKDSAEYQAVASNTSGSTPRELFEDVAEELEVKFYEDKVRVKDAMKSGKVSMVSTWTFEDFRAGVLDNLGHPLISEINLELVYKELLERAKEKEEKEAKKRQRIADDFTRLLHTFKEITLSSTWEECKPLVEESYEFKSVGEESSAKEIFEEYIAHLQEKAKEKERKREEEKVRKEKEREEKEKRKDKERKERDREREREKGKERSKKDDTDSDTADANDSYGYKDDKKREKEKERKHRKRHQSASDEVYSDKEEKESKRSRRQSSDRKKSRKHAHSPVSDGESRHKKHKRDHRDSSRRNGGYEELEDGEVGEDGEIQQS from the exons ATGGCCAATAATTCTCAGCCTCCTGGTGCACAG CCCCTATGGCCTCCTCCAGCTGGATCCCAAAACTTTGGTACCTTACAGATGCAG TATCGCCCAATGGTTCCGAACCAGCAAGGACAGTCATTTATTTCGGCATCTTCCCAGCAGTTTCGACCTGTTGGACCCGGCATGCCCTCCTCTCATGTTGGGATGCCTGGGGCACAAGATCTACCTCTCCACTTTCCCCAATCAATGCAGCCGTTTCCTCCAAGGTCTAATCAGCCCGGTCATGCACCTCCTCCTATGCCGTATGGTCATACCAATCGACCCATTCCATCTAGCACTCCATACCCA TTTGCCCCGTCTAGTTTTGGCCAACCACAGCATCATGCCAGTGTCCCGTCTCAGATTCCACCAATGCCTCAAATGCATGCTCCCATTGCGGGACAGCTTTGGGGACCCGGGGGAGGTCAGGGTGCTTCACCTGCTATGCCTCAGCAAGCTGCCCAGCAACCTCCAGCTGCTTCCCCTGCC GCAGCTAGTGTCCCTACTCAGCAATCATCCTCTGACTGGCAAGAGCATGAAGCTGCTAATGGCAGAAG GTATTACTACAATAAGAAAACTAAGCAGTCCAGTTGGGAAAAACCTTTGGAGTTGATGACACCTATTGAG AGAGCAGATGCGTCAACTGTGTGGAAGGAATTTTCTACTTCAGATGGAAGGAA atattattataataaggTTACAAAGCAATCTGTGTGGTCAATGCCTGAGGAAATGAAG CTGGCTCGCGAACAAGCTCTGAAAGCTGATGGTGGAGTTCTTGAGGAAGCTGTCTCGGGATCTCAAGGCTCCGCAGCTGGTGTTGCTGCATCAGTTGAAACGCCCAGTGCTGCTACTAGTTCCAGCCCCAGTGTGCCATTTTCTGTGGCCGCTTCAAGTCCTATTCCTGTAACTCCTGCTGTTCCTGTTACTAATGCAACCACTACTGCTGTATCTGGTCCAGTGGGTACTCCTGTTGCAACCTCATCCGTACTGTCAAATGATGTTGGAGGTCAGGACACGGTGGTCCCTAATCAGCCAATTGCTGCTTCCTCTCAAAATGTTCAAGACCCTGAAGATGGTGCTTCAATTCAGCTTATTGAGGAAGCAAAAAGAGGAATGGCAACAGCAGGTAAAGTTAATGTGACCCCTTTGGAGGAAAAGACTCCAGATGATGAACCTGTTACCTACCCCAGTAAGCAGGAGGCAAAGAATGCTTTCAAGGCACTTCTTGAATCTTTCAATGTTCAATCTGACTGGACTTGGGAGCACGCGATGAGGGAGATAATCAATGATAAAAGATATGGTGCTCTGAAGACACTTGGTGAGCGGAAACAAGCCTTCAATGAGTATTTGGGTCAAAGGAGAAAGTTGGAGGCAGAGGAAAGGCGCGTGAGGCAGAAGAAAGCCCGGGAAGAGTTTACAAAGATGCTGGAAGAGTGTAAGGAACTTACGTCATCTATAAAATGGAGCAAAGCTGTGAGCATGTTTGAAAATGATGAACGGTTTAAGGCTGTTGAAAAAAATCGAGACAGGGAGGATCTTTTCGACAGCTTCATGGTGGATCttgaaaggaaagaaaaggaaaaagctgCCGAGGAGCACAGGCATAACATTACTGAATACAGGAAGTACCTGGAATCGTGCGACTTCATCAAGGTGAACAGCCAATGGAGGAAAATCATCGATCGCTTGGAGgatgatgaaagatacttacGCCTAGAGAAAATCGATCGATTGCTCATCTATCag GATTATATTCGGGACatggaaaaggaagaagaggaggggaaGAAGATACAAAAG GAACAAACAAGGAGGGCTGAGCGGAAAAACCGGGATGAGTTTCGTAAGCTAATGGAAGGACATGCATCAGCTGGTATTCTGACTGCAAAAACCCATTGGCGGGATTATTGTTTGAAG GTCAAAGATTCAGCAGAATATCAAGCTGTTGCATCAAACACATCTGGTTCAACCCCCAGAGAATTGTTTGAGGATGTTGCTGAAGAACTAGAGGTTAAG TTTTATGAAGACAAAGTTCGTGTAAAAGATGCAATGAAGTCAGGGAAG GTTTCTATGGTTTCGACATGGACATTTGAAGATTTCAGAGCTGGCGTCCTGGATAACCTTGGTCACCCTCTGATATCAGAGATCAACTTAGAG CTTGTATATAAGGAGTTACTGGAAAgagcaaaagaaaaggaggaaaaagagGCAAAGAAACGCCAACGTATTGCTGATGACTTCACTAGACTACTGCATACATTTAAG GAAATAACTTTGTCTTCTACTTGGGAAGAGTGCAAGCCTCTTGTTGAAGAAAGTTATGAGTTTAA ATCTGTTGGGGAAGAGAGTTCTGCTAAAGAGATTTTCGAGGAATACATAGCACATTTGCAGGAAAAGGCTAAAGAGAAGGAGCGTAAACGTGAGGAGGAAAAG gtaagaaaagagaaagagagagaggagaaggagaagcgGAAAGAtaaagagaggaaagagaggGACAGAGAACGTGAAAGAGAAAAGGGCAAGGAAAGGAGTAAGAAGGATGACACAGACAGTGATACTGCAGATGCAAATGATAGCTATGGCTATAAGGATgacaaaaaaagggaaaaggagaaggagaggaaACATAGGAAGCGTCACCAAAGCGCTTCAGATGAAGTCTACTCTGACAAGGAAGAGAAGGAATCTAAGAGATCAAGAAGACAGAGTAGTGATCGCAAAAAGTCAAGAAAG CATGCTCACTCTCCTGTATCAGATGGTGAAAGCCGGCATAAGAAGCATAAACGAGATCATAGAGATAGTTCCCGCAGAAATGGCGGTTATGAAGAGCTTGAAGACGGTGAAGTTGGTGAGGATGGAGAAATTCAGCAGTCTTAA
- the LOC116193149 gene encoding pre-mRNA-processing protein 40A isoform X2: MANNSQPPGAQPLWPPPAGSQNFGTLQMQYRPMVPNQQGQSFISASSQQFRPVGPGMPSSHVGMPGAQDLPLHFPQSMQPFPPRSNQPGHAPPPMPYGHTNRPIPSSTPYPFAPSSFGQPQHHASVPSQIPPMPQMHAPIAGQLWGPGGGQGASPAMPQQAAQQPPAASPAAASVPTQQSSSDWQEHEAANGRRYYYNKKTKQSSWEKPLELMTPIERADASTVWKEFSTSDGRKYYYNKVTKQSVWSMPEEMKLAREQALKADGGVLEEAVSGSQGSAAGVAASVETPSAATSSSPSVPFSVAASSPIPVTPAVPVTNATTTAVSGPVGTPVATSSVLSNDVGGQDTVVPNQPIAASSQNVQDPEDGASIQLIEEAKRGMATAGKVNVTPLEEKTPDDEPVTYPSKQEAKNAFKALLESFNVQSDWTWEHAMREIINDKRYGALKTLGERKQAFNEYLGQRRKLEAEERRVRQKKAREEFTKMLEECKELTSSIKWSKAVSMFENDERFKAVEKNRDREDLFDSFMVDLERKEKEKAAEEHRHNITEYRKYLESCDFIKVNSQWRKIIDRLEDDERYLRLEKIDRLLIYQDYIRDMEKEEEEGKKIQKEQTRRAERKNRDEFRKLMEGHASAGILTAKTHWRDYCLKVKDSAEYQAVASNTSGSTPRELFEDVAEELEVKFYEDKVRVKDAMKSGKVSMVSTWTFEDFRAGVLDNLGHPLISEINLEELLERAKEKEEKEAKKRQRIADDFTRLLHTFKEITLSSTWEECKPLVEESYEFKSVGEESSAKEIFEEYIAHLQEKAKEKERKREEEKVRKEKEREEKEKRKDKERKERDREREREKGKERSKKDDTDSDTADANDSYGYKDDKKREKEKERKHRKRHQSASDEVYSDKEEKESKRSRRQSSDRKKSRKHAHSPVSDGESRHKKHKRDHRDSSRRNGGYEELEDGEVGEDGEIQQS; this comes from the exons ATGGCCAATAATTCTCAGCCTCCTGGTGCACAG CCCCTATGGCCTCCTCCAGCTGGATCCCAAAACTTTGGTACCTTACAGATGCAG TATCGCCCAATGGTTCCGAACCAGCAAGGACAGTCATTTATTTCGGCATCTTCCCAGCAGTTTCGACCTGTTGGACCCGGCATGCCCTCCTCTCATGTTGGGATGCCTGGGGCACAAGATCTACCTCTCCACTTTCCCCAATCAATGCAGCCGTTTCCTCCAAGGTCTAATCAGCCCGGTCATGCACCTCCTCCTATGCCGTATGGTCATACCAATCGACCCATTCCATCTAGCACTCCATACCCA TTTGCCCCGTCTAGTTTTGGCCAACCACAGCATCATGCCAGTGTCCCGTCTCAGATTCCACCAATGCCTCAAATGCATGCTCCCATTGCGGGACAGCTTTGGGGACCCGGGGGAGGTCAGGGTGCTTCACCTGCTATGCCTCAGCAAGCTGCCCAGCAACCTCCAGCTGCTTCCCCTGCC GCAGCTAGTGTCCCTACTCAGCAATCATCCTCTGACTGGCAAGAGCATGAAGCTGCTAATGGCAGAAG GTATTACTACAATAAGAAAACTAAGCAGTCCAGTTGGGAAAAACCTTTGGAGTTGATGACACCTATTGAG AGAGCAGATGCGTCAACTGTGTGGAAGGAATTTTCTACTTCAGATGGAAGGAA atattattataataaggTTACAAAGCAATCTGTGTGGTCAATGCCTGAGGAAATGAAG CTGGCTCGCGAACAAGCTCTGAAAGCTGATGGTGGAGTTCTTGAGGAAGCTGTCTCGGGATCTCAAGGCTCCGCAGCTGGTGTTGCTGCATCAGTTGAAACGCCCAGTGCTGCTACTAGTTCCAGCCCCAGTGTGCCATTTTCTGTGGCCGCTTCAAGTCCTATTCCTGTAACTCCTGCTGTTCCTGTTACTAATGCAACCACTACTGCTGTATCTGGTCCAGTGGGTACTCCTGTTGCAACCTCATCCGTACTGTCAAATGATGTTGGAGGTCAGGACACGGTGGTCCCTAATCAGCCAATTGCTGCTTCCTCTCAAAATGTTCAAGACCCTGAAGATGGTGCTTCAATTCAGCTTATTGAGGAAGCAAAAAGAGGAATGGCAACAGCAGGTAAAGTTAATGTGACCCCTTTGGAGGAAAAGACTCCAGATGATGAACCTGTTACCTACCCCAGTAAGCAGGAGGCAAAGAATGCTTTCAAGGCACTTCTTGAATCTTTCAATGTTCAATCTGACTGGACTTGGGAGCACGCGATGAGGGAGATAATCAATGATAAAAGATATGGTGCTCTGAAGACACTTGGTGAGCGGAAACAAGCCTTCAATGAGTATTTGGGTCAAAGGAGAAAGTTGGAGGCAGAGGAAAGGCGCGTGAGGCAGAAGAAAGCCCGGGAAGAGTTTACAAAGATGCTGGAAGAGTGTAAGGAACTTACGTCATCTATAAAATGGAGCAAAGCTGTGAGCATGTTTGAAAATGATGAACGGTTTAAGGCTGTTGAAAAAAATCGAGACAGGGAGGATCTTTTCGACAGCTTCATGGTGGATCttgaaaggaaagaaaaggaaaaagctgCCGAGGAGCACAGGCATAACATTACTGAATACAGGAAGTACCTGGAATCGTGCGACTTCATCAAGGTGAACAGCCAATGGAGGAAAATCATCGATCGCTTGGAGgatgatgaaagatacttacGCCTAGAGAAAATCGATCGATTGCTCATCTATCag GATTATATTCGGGACatggaaaaggaagaagaggaggggaaGAAGATACAAAAG GAACAAACAAGGAGGGCTGAGCGGAAAAACCGGGATGAGTTTCGTAAGCTAATGGAAGGACATGCATCAGCTGGTATTCTGACTGCAAAAACCCATTGGCGGGATTATTGTTTGAAG GTCAAAGATTCAGCAGAATATCAAGCTGTTGCATCAAACACATCTGGTTCAACCCCCAGAGAATTGTTTGAGGATGTTGCTGAAGAACTAGAGGTTAAG TTTTATGAAGACAAAGTTCGTGTAAAAGATGCAATGAAGTCAGGGAAG GTTTCTATGGTTTCGACATGGACATTTGAAGATTTCAGAGCTGGCGTCCTGGATAACCTTGGTCACCCTCTGATATCAGAGATCAACTTAGAG GAGTTACTGGAAAgagcaaaagaaaaggaggaaaaagagGCAAAGAAACGCCAACGTATTGCTGATGACTTCACTAGACTACTGCATACATTTAAG GAAATAACTTTGTCTTCTACTTGGGAAGAGTGCAAGCCTCTTGTTGAAGAAAGTTATGAGTTTAA ATCTGTTGGGGAAGAGAGTTCTGCTAAAGAGATTTTCGAGGAATACATAGCACATTTGCAGGAAAAGGCTAAAGAGAAGGAGCGTAAACGTGAGGAGGAAAAG gtaagaaaagagaaagagagagaggagaaggagaagcgGAAAGAtaaagagaggaaagagaggGACAGAGAACGTGAAAGAGAAAAGGGCAAGGAAAGGAGTAAGAAGGATGACACAGACAGTGATACTGCAGATGCAAATGATAGCTATGGCTATAAGGATgacaaaaaaagggaaaaggagaaggagaggaaACATAGGAAGCGTCACCAAAGCGCTTCAGATGAAGTCTACTCTGACAAGGAAGAGAAGGAATCTAAGAGATCAAGAAGACAGAGTAGTGATCGCAAAAAGTCAAGAAAG CATGCTCACTCTCCTGTATCAGATGGTGAAAGCCGGCATAAGAAGCATAAACGAGATCATAGAGATAGTTCCCGCAGAAATGGCGGTTATGAAGAGCTTGAAGACGGTGAAGTTGGTGAGGATGGAGAAATTCAGCAGTCTTAA
- the LOC116193169 gene encoding uncharacterized protein LOC116193169, producing MESTGEAKQVKHLRELLQEQQEPFVLDVYLSERGYAPRRGSMSYGEVGKKQKRKRTGWFSKLLTGLCDRMVAIHGGNKNKQQSRDREGECGGVCRDNRETAELDRFSSASSSTVYYSCSNSDPDEKPHPVRGARVPLDRRSSHQYDEPREVEVNQVETNIQWRPRNNIKLQPSIAPEITSDTSAEQYGNKSWRQDLQVFSAWQEADDSTCRLGLPKKITEDSLSSASAFEILYHCKQDRTSFAQSTQPLGLKASPNYLNSRRVLQQTKQLLFDCVKEVIETYRRKDNAGKKKNSDIEPDQIEKIICEKIVGWGRTRGNEMSIDELVYLDYLETVEEWEDCVQQKMQISLEIGDALMEDISNEMVAEMICH from the exons ATGGAATCCACGGGAGAAGCCAAACAGGTTAAACATCTTAGAGAGCTTCTGCAGGAGCAGCAAGAGCCTTTCGTCCTCGACGTTTACCTCTCCGAAAGAGGCTATGCCCCAAGGAGGGGCTCAATGAGCTACGGTGAGGTTGGAAAGAagcagaagaggaagaggaccGGTTGGTTCTCGAAGTTGCTGACAGGTCTGTGCGACAGGATGGTTGCCATCCATGGAGGAAATAAAAACAAGCAGCAAAGCCGGGATAGGGAAGGGGAGTGCGGCGGAGTCTGCAGGGATAACCGAGAAACTGCGGAGCTGGACAGGTTCTCATCGGCAAGCAGCTCCACGGTGTATTATTCATGCTCCAACAGCGACCCCGATGAGAAGCCACACCCAGTGCGGGGTGCTCGGGTTCCATTGGACCGACGTAGTTCCCATCAGTACGATGAGCCGAGGGAAGTAGAG GTCAATCAAGTTGAGACAAACATACAGTGGAGGCCTCGGAACAACATTAAGTTGCAGCCCAGCATAGCACCGGAGATCACCAGCGATACCTCAGCCGAGCAATACGGCAACA AATCATGGCGGCAGGATTTGCAGGTCTTTTCAGCATGGCAAGAGGCTGACGACTCGACTTGCAGACTCGGTCTACCAAAGAAGATCACAGAAGATTCCTTATCTTCAGCTTCTGCATTTGAGATTCTCTATCACTGCAAACAAGACAGGACTAGTTTTGCCCAGTCGACCCAGCCCCTGGGTCTGAAGGCTTCCCCCAATTACCTCAACTCGAGACGGGTATTGCAGCAGACAAAGCAGCTTCTGTTCGACTGTGTGAAGGAGGTAATAGAGACCTACAGGAGAAAGGACAACGccggaaagaagaaaaactcCGACATAGAGCCTGATCAGATTGAGAAGATTATTTGTGAAAAGATAGTCGGGTGGGGGAGAACAAGAGGAAATGAGATGAGCATCGACGAGCTTGTCTACTTGGACTACTTGGAAACGGTGGAAGAATGGGAGGATTGCGTCCAACAGAAGATGCAAATCAGCTTGGAAATCGGAGATGCTCTTATGGAAGACATCAGCAATGAGATGGTTGCAGAGATGATATGTCATTAA